The Candidatus Neomarinimicrobiota bacterium region TTACTCATACCCCTACCGGATGCCATGTTGTTTTCGTTTCTAACGTATTCAAAATTCGATATGGATCCTGCGTATTTTTGTCAAGCCAATTTTCGTTAGAATAAACAATCGGCCGTTTTACGTTTAACGCTGCATTTTCCTGAACGAGCTTGATTTCTTCTGATGCATTCCCGCAATACACAATTGCATTCACATCCATATGAGACGAAAATTGTTCTAACAATTCTGATCGATGTCCTGTTAAAATATTCACCACGCCACCGGGGACGTCTGACGTGTGTAGCACTTCTGCAAATGTAATGGCACACAGAGGATTTTCTTCTGATGCCAATGCAACAACCGTATTCCCACCAGCAATGATGGGCGCAACAACTGAGACCAACCCGATTAAAGATGACTCATTCGGTGCGATGGCTGAAACCACTCCTGTCGGTTCTGGATAGGAAAAATTGAAATAGGGCAGAGCCACAGGATTTACCCTGCTAAATATTTGCTGATATTTATCCGCCCAGCCCGCATAGTATATTAATCTGTCAATGGATTGGTTGATTTCATTTTCTGCTTCTTTTTTGGACGAACCCTGAAGAATCAATTCGTCCAAAAACTGGCTTCGTCTTCCTTCCAGCATTTCTCCTATTCTATATAGAATCTGACTGCGATTGTAAGCTGTTCGGTTAGCCCATCCGCATAACGCTTCTCTCGCTGCAACCACGGCATTTCTAAAATCTTTTCGTGATCCTCGGCAAATATTCACTTGAGTCGATTGTTTTTGATCCGTCCATTTAATATAACGTCCCGATTCCGTTCTGGGGAATTTTCCACCAATATATAATTT contains the following coding sequences:
- a CDS encoding aldehyde dehydrogenase family protein, with protein sequence MKSKREEIKKTYKLYIGGKFPRTESGRYIKWTDQKQSTQVNICRGSRKDFRNAVVAAREALCGWANRTAYNRSQILYRIGEMLEGRRSQFLDELILQGSSKKEAENEINQSIDRLIYYAGWADKYQQIFSRVNPVALPYFNFSYPEPTGVVSAIAPNESSLIGLVSVVAPIIAGGNTVVALASEENPLCAITFAEVLHTSDVPGGVVNILTGHRSELLEQFSSHMDVNAIVYCGNASEEIKLVQENAALNVKRPIVYSNENWLDKNTQDPYRILNTLETKTTWHPVGV